The following DNA comes from Seriola aureovittata isolate HTS-2021-v1 ecotype China chromosome 15, ASM2101889v1, whole genome shotgun sequence.
ccgtacAAAAACCTTATGGTTTATTATTCAGATACTAGCGTGGTATTGCTATTCTTACCTAACTCATGGCAAGAGAGCAAATTAAGCATttcctgaaaatgtcaaactgttcctttaagctACATACTACAGAATTGAGTCAAGTTTCAAAATGGGCCCATAATAATAGCACTAAAACTACTGCTTTAACTACATGGCATATaaactaatgtgtgtgtgtgtgtgtgtgtgtgtgtgtgtgtgtgtgtgtgtgtgtgtgtgtgtgtgttacctgtgtccCCGGGATGGGTCCAAAGGGATTGGTAGGTCTCAGGACAGGCTGGTTGTACATGACAGGCTGTGGGGGCATCATGGGAACGCCCCCCATCTGATGACTCATCTGAGGAGGGAGCTGGTGAGACGACAGGTCAGTGCAGGTGAGGAGCAAGAAGGAGGTGGGGAATAAACAGGATAATGTGGATTTAGATTTAGACCAGTGCCGGCAGCATATTAATGAAAGATTTGTGAATGTATGACTGAGATTAGTCTAGAAGCTGTTGTCCTTTACCATTCCATACACAGGCACTTGGGGTGTCGTCATAGGAAAAGCCACTGGTGCTGGAGCctgtgcagaaaaacacaaacgaTCACCTTCTAGCCAATACAGTATTTACCTAAAAATCAGTTACATACATAATCCTGATACTGTCAGCCACATGTCTAACCTGTCAAAGATATCcctcaaataaagacagaaatatttttactttctcaaacatttgcatttgtttgcatCCACCAAGACACCTAATCCTAAGTAACAAAGAGAGTTGCAACATTTAATAACGATGAGTTGAGGTAGTGGATTTGCATCCTGTAATAACCGCTTGGGATGAAACAACAATCCCAAGGCAGCACAACAAGCAAAAGAGTTCATTTTGTGTTaataaaagcaaagcaaaggaACAGGATGAAATCAGGTgcaaaaagaggagagagggggaggtgaagtgaaaagaagtacTTACATAGCCAGTATAGATCATCCCGTTCTGTGGAGGGttacagaaaagaagaaagactaGTTTTTAACATGTCTgcatacaacaataaaaaccatGCCTGTGCCTATTCTCCAAATGGGTAGAGAAGATAAACCAGACCTTTGTCCATTTCTCATGGTCCACTCACTTCTACTTTCTATTCAAGTCGTGCCACCGGCTTTCCGAGCCATTTGCTCAATAAATGAGCGGTTTGAGTTGAGAGGTCAATCAGTTgaaaattaaaagatgaaacCAGATTGAATAGAAGAGACGTGTAGATAATTAGAGCGGAGCACTAAAGGACAGAGTCTCATTTGGGAGCTCCTTCAAAAGCCCTAGCTGCAGCACAAAGATACATTAGGCCATATATAcagtccaaaagtctgaaagTCTGAAAGTGGTCTCACACTGTGTAGGTGTATATGATGATTTTCAATCCAGAGTGAGATATATCCTTTTGAGAAATTGACTTCACTGACAAAATGATGGATTGCACCGAatacaattatttttcaaaagattTCTGTGAGTAAGTGcttcactgacaaaaacaccaaTTTACAGACTTGCTTCTCTATAATATAGACAGTTAAATGTttggttgattttgttttgaagttTCTATTTTGTTACTGCCAGAAATCTCACTGTGCTGCTAGTGTGTTcgcatttttatttcataagaTTTGTGTAGCTTACATGGAATGAAATTCACTACATAAGGTGATTCATTTTCTCGTAACAGAgctaaaacaattaatcaattagaaaATGAGTTAttgactgttttcattatcaaataatcatttaaagaatttttcaagcaaaaaaaaagcttttctcaCTTTATATACAAAGTGATTAATTcgttaattgaaaaaaataactgtCAGGTGAATCAGTAAAAGTAAGTTGCAGCCAAACATGACAAGGCAAGGGAAGGAAAATCCGTTTAAATGGTGTGCAGGTGGCATATGAGGCGGCGGGTATAACAGAGGAAGGTAGTGCTAAACTTTAATTCCATCTTTCATAGCTTTTACTAGTTTGCAGAGACACTACAGTAGCTTTTTCCATCTGGATTCCACTGCAACAAACCGTGTGAAATATGTGCTTGTTTACACCGCTCATAGTACACACGGTTCTTTTATAGCTGCACACAGCCATCAGTTCCAGTCGACATAAGTGGCATGTGCTCTTTTGTGTGCTGGACTGAAATGGTGAAGTCAAGCCCAGTAGGCATAAATCAGCACTGCACTGGTCAGGTTTTGGAGGAAACCCAATGACAATAATGTCACTTGTCCCACTCATGACTAACAGGAGAATGAGGAAACTGCCAATCAAGTCTGTATATGCTCATGTTTAATCAGCCAACGTGATTCAAAACACCAGAGAGGAGATGACATCCCCTACACACCCGTCATGACCACATGAATGTAGCTTTTGATTTACCATCTGAGGGACGGGCATGGGTGCAGGTGCCATGGGATGGGTGGTGTGAGTCCAGTTGGTGCTGGTGCACATGGCCTTTGACTGCCAGCCACTTCCTCCTGTTGGCTTTTTCTCTACCAGCTGACTCCACTGGAGCTCCGGCCTGatgcacacggacacacacacacgcacacacataaacatagaGCATTTACAGGTACACAGATGATGCAAAATGGAAATCATGATCATATGACAAAACTGGATAGACAGCAGTTTTTTGCTGAACTCAGGAAAAGCCACTCACTTTTTAGCTGGCGTCCCCCCAAACTGCAAGtctgagagaagaggaaaaaagacaataacaaacaaaacatcagctgAAAGGAAGCAGGAATAACAGGACAGAAAAATGGAGGTGATGGCTGAATATTTGGACAGAGATGCTGTGTACTCACTACCAACGAGGTTGGCTAATGAAGAGTCCAAATCATTGGGCAGCATTTTCCCAGAGTGCAACGGGGCTCCTGGGCTGTGAATTTGAGTGGGTGGGGCTGGCTTCAGCAGGTCACCTGACATCCGaaggttaccatggtaacatgacaggagaaaagaggggaaaTGAGTCAAGAGCATGAAGCAACTAGGCGTTACTGTCACAGCTTATCCAGCcctgagcagtgtgtgtgtgtgtgtgtgagtgtgtgtgtgtgtgtgtgtgtgtgtgtgtgtgtgtgtgtgtgtgtgtgtgtgtgtgtgtgtgtgtgactgcgtgAGTGGGCATTTATTTGCACGCTTCGTTGTGCGTTTGCatgattatatgtgtgtgtgtttgtttgtttggttgtgtATGCGGTCCTACCTCCCCAGGCATTGTTATTGTTgggcacagtgtgtgtggtctgGATGGGGGTGAAGTTTGGCTGCAGGGTGAACAGCTCACTGGTCAGGTTTGGCACACTACAGGAAggaaaggggagaggagagcacagttgtgtttctcatttcatttttatgcaacCAGAAaagtccatttaaaaaaaaaaaatgctatttacTGTGACAGATAAAAAGCAAGAAGTCTCTTGTTGAAGAACTGGGATAAAGGGATAAAATGAAACAACGAAACTGAAAGCTACTGTTCGCAGACAAATcaggaaacaagaaaagagTCTTTCTACAATGTAAAAAAGCCTTTCCCTCATAGCATTTTTCTGTTTACACTGCATGGGACTACGGACTCACTGGTTGTTGACGGGTACGATGGGTGAGTTGGAGAAGAGATCTGCTGCCCCTCCGCTGCTGTTGGCACTGCCCACTGACTGGGTGCTGGGTGACACATTGGGCGTCTGAATGTCTATCGCCTTGTGACCGTCCTCCTGCGTggaaaacatcaacagaaaatgattgAGCTTGTTGAAGAATGTTAAactctggaaaaacaaaaagaggatgTCAAATATCTCTCATATTAAGTAGTGCAGCTGTTATAACTATTTCCATTCCCCGTGTCCTCgttatttgaatgaaaaatacacTGCAGAAGGTGTTTTAGACTTCAGTTCATTTCTAttctctgtgcagctgtgtATGCTGTGGGCCAGCAGCCAGGTACAGACAATGTATTTCACTGTACAGCAGGATTAATGCTCTTGTTCATTCAACTTCAACAACGGTGtgggggacaaaaaaaaaaagaaaaagacttgagGGTACAGTTGTGTGTACACAGCTCACACaatttcagtgtgtttcctcaCATACAAGCAGATGATTTGCAAAAAAGGTATCTGCACTGGGAATAATCACAATGTGGTTTCATTCAGTACAGTATTGTTTATATGTGGTATTAGCTCTCTACGCCTCTctacattatgtgtgtgtgggtgttttttttaaaatgtctaaaaatgtctcGCAAATGTCTCGCCTTGTGTTGCTGCAGTCTGTTGTCGTCTGACTTGTCGTCCATACGGCTGAGAGAGATCCCAGTGCTGGAGAGAGTGGACACTGCACTGGACAAGGTGCTGGATCTGagggtgagacacacacacacaaacacacacacgtcaggaGATCACtcaagtcagtaggattcaccctatggggaacatgaatgtttgtggcGATCCATCTCAGTGTCGGCCTGTCTGTTCACTGCTTTGCTTCACACTTTAATATATTAACAAATATGAGATGCCATGAAATTTTGGGCAGGCTTCAGATGATGAAgtctaatgactttggtgatgccCTGATTTAACTTCCAGACTGCactatataatattaatattaatattatatagtGCAGCAGATCTGAGGAGCTTCTTTCTAATCTGATCATACCTGCTGGCTGTGGAGAGGTCCTTCAGCTTCCTTCCCTCCAAAGAGGCTAGATGCTGCTCCAGAGCCTCAAGGAGAGAGCTGGGGGCCTGAGGTCGGAGGGGGGGGTAAAGGGGTGGGAAGGTGAGGGGGTAATATTAGAACCACAGCCAAGCAGTCAAAGTGGGacacactgttttctctcactCCCCCTCTCGTCACACCCCTCATTTGATCTCACACACTTGgatacgcgcacacacaaagcagcagcGAAATTAAGACATCACTTTCAGATTCGTCTTCTATTCTACGACAGCTctgtgtactttttttttttttttttgcatttggtTTCATCAGGTTTGGTTGACCAGCATGCACACATCAGCCCCGGATCATGCAAGCGAGTCCACAGCGGGACTGACAGGTCAGGGCAGATTAGAGCATCATCACTGCAGGGCTCCAGAGGAGAAACACGACAACAAACACATCTCTGAACCATCTAACGAGCCCATGCAGACGCCAGCAGTGCACAAACGCTCTCataacacacacgcatacacataaAGAAAATCACAATCCAAAAATTAAAGAGTTAACCCGTGGATTCCACTTTAGGTTAAAAGTCTGATTAACGttgctttcatttgattttatttgattaagtAGCAACTAAACAAAGGAGCTGAGaaccatattttttttaatcccactGGAAGCCAAGGAGATTAACTCAGTGAAATGTAAACGTCTGGTGAAAAACCAGGTATACACATTGAGCAGCTGGCCGGCACTCTttactggaaaacaaaaaggatgGATGGGTTCATTTTGACAACATGTGATACCACGGTTTTCACCCAGAGCCTCACATTTCAGCGCCAGAGAACacaatgcaaacacaacaaGCAAAGAAAAGATTTCTCATATACTTATTTTAAGGGGGAAAGAGAGTAAAATGCGAATTCTGGATATCCTTCTTCAGAGAAATCTAGAATATGCTAAaagtttaaaagtaaaacagacACATATCTAGAGCTCAGTATAGGCATGGGTCACTATGTTGTTGAATAAGGGCATATAAGGTCTTCATAAGCACTACAAAcatgacattcattttaaaaaaggcagcccttctctcttttttgttaCATGATTGGTGATATTGTAAACATCCAATTATGTTTCCACTAAAAAAAAGGATACGTTCCATTTGAGGCCTTTAGCATGATATGCAGTACTTATGATGGCATTATGTACACCTATCCAAGTCATATTTGCAGAAACCTACTTAATAGAAACCATTCGCTGCTCTCCCCACAGCTAATGCAAAGGGACATAATCTTTTCAGGAGAATGATTTGAACACTGCTTATGAGGGCAAAAAACCTATTCCATGAAGCTGTGCTGACTTATTTGTATGATAAGCCTTTGAGTGAAGAGACAAGCCTTGATATTTACACTGGGGAAAAATTCAGACAGATACTAAGCCCCAGTCTTGGacatttaaaatagaaatatgcaaaaaaaaaaaagaggttaaaaaaactTTAGTCAGCTGCAGAAATGCTGTTTTCAAAATCTTAAAATCTTACCTCAGAGTAAAATTTGTTCTGCAAAGATTCagataggagaaaaaaaatgaaatcccTGCACTAATGcattatggggaaaaaaatgcttcaAGGCTATTTGCAGGTCTTCATTTATTGTTTCCTCTCTATTCTAGACTCTGTtcagacagaaaaggagaaaaagcgAAGGAGTTGaggagagtgaagaagagaggaggaggacggggcAGCTGCAGTGTGGGCAGGTCTGTAGGGTGAGTAGGGAACGGGAGCGTTTAGAATGAAGCATTATGGGATTGACTTGACGGATTTATATACTGGTTGACTGACTggttgattgactgattgagaTGAGATGTAGACTGACCTGTGTGAGATCGGGGCTGTCGCCCTGATCTATCCCAACTCGCTGTGTCacaaaaaaggagggaggggtaggggaggaaggagggaggcaaaataaaaataaacccaatgtaataataaaacaagGAGTAAACCAAAAAACCCAACAGACCACAGAGTAAAAAAAGGGAAGAGGCGtgtgaaggagaaagaagaggaggaagaggaggaagaggaggagggagaaagaagaatCAAACCCAAGCATTCATTACTTCATGCAGTGGctggaaaggaaaacaaataaaagacaacagaggaggaggggaggagggcacatgcacacgcatacAAACAcctatatatacagtatatgtacacgcacacacacttataagtacacgcacacgcgcacactgATATCTGGAGACTGGTTTGAAATGAATGCTGAGCACACCGACTGACTGTACAGGCAGGGCAGAGAGGGCAGAcaacaggtcacatgactgtgCGAGGTAAGAAACATCCAAAAGGAAGACACTCAACTAATGTTGACTTTgaacagaaagagaagggagggacacagatgacacacaaacagacaaacacacattttgttagACAGGTAAAATGAATGGGTCCTTAAAGTCAACGTTagtctgtagttttttttttttttttcttttctttggatCGAGATCCCCAAACCTTCTTCCAAATGGGAAACGAAACCAAGCAGTGAGAAAGCCTTTGAAGATGGCGCACGGGATAATGCTACGCAGTGGATAAAACTGTTGATATTCACTGTGAAGCCTAGCAAGGACTGCAACTGTTAATTGGATAACAGCcataataaagaaagaaaaccataCTCTTTAAGAAAAGGGAGGGAATAAAaataagaggaagaggagacagagatagagatagaAGAGCTTGCTTGGGCATGCAGTGCAGGCATGTGAACAGGCAGCACGCGAGGGGTCCCTCAACTGGAAGCTCTACATGAGtggctctctgattggctgaaactCAGCCATTTATCACTGTCTCGGAGTAACCCCCTCCCCAGGTCAGGGTAAGAGAAGgacagaaacaggagaaaatctAGATGCAAAAAAAGACTTGGAAGATTAGGCAGAAGAAGCCCCCCGGACGCTGATCTACGGTCAGTTTTAGCTTGGAAAATATCGACCGTAAATCAGATCCGAAGGGTAACAGACGTCTGGAGCAACTCTCAACAGGTTAGAGTGGAGTTTAAATTAGATAATTAAAAAaggatatttatatattcacatAGAAAACAAGTTTAGAGGAAGAGGCTGTTGAGTTTTGCTCCAGACAGATATATTCCCGCCCTCTCCAGGGGTGTTTaactctgtttcctcctcctgagGATGAGGACCAGCAGGACGAACAGACATTACCTCTGCCACTTTGAGAAACTCAGACAGTTTGGTCATCCTGTTGAGGAAGGTCTTGTAGATCTCCAAAGCTTCTTTGCACTGGTTCTTCTTCATGTCAAAGTATTTCTCTGTGTATCAGAAGACCACAATCAGTGTAAGAGCGTCACTATTTATtcaccaaaaaagaaaaagagggaaatgtTCACTTCTATCTTGATGATCGGCGACAAAtactttataaatatttaatttaacacaCTGAGAtgctacatgctaatgttaaaaagtgaatacaatttttaaaaaaagctaaaaaaaactgttattgaTTTATCCTGATATGCCTGGAGATCCAGTGATGAAATAAATTCTACATAGACTCCCAGTCACTATATAAATCGAGTAAATTAagtaattaatcatttaatgaaCTTCATAGCAAAGAGTCTGATGGTCTGTTCCTCCTCGCTGGCTTAATAATTAATGGGAGGAAAGAAGGTGATCTTTATAGTCTTTAATTGAACTTTGAGAGATAGTAGCAGGAAAAATTGATTTCCCCCTAAAGAAGGATTGAGTGGAGTCACAGTCTTGTGATCTCGACATCAGGGGGACATTACGCCATAAATACATCCCTGACCTCATTAGAGATGAGCCTACCCAGCATGTTGATGACCCCTTCATTATAGGCAGCAAACAACCGTATGGAGTCTTTAAAGAGCAACATGAAAGCTGTGTTGATCACTCCATTGGTCAGCTCGTTGGAGTTAGGCTGGGGGAGGGACAGACAGTGGGAAAACGCTGTGTGAGATCAGATCGAGATACAGGTTTTCAGAATCCAGTATCAGTCACATGTTTTACCTGGAAATCCAGCAGTGCATCCAGCTGGTTCTGAATGATAGGCAGAGTCTTAATCAGCTTCTCCGTGTTCATGGTGCGCATCACACCCTCAGCCCTGGcaacacacaagaacacatgcgcacaaacacaaatgcgacacacacacacgcacaggacTTTAAAACAAGCCTTTAAACCCAAAAGGGTGAAGTAataatacagaaataaacacatcttTAAGAAactatgtaacttttgaaattaatgacaacacattcttcttcctgCTAATTAAAATGGGGAATTTATAACCATTGCACAGGGGTTTGTAGGTGGTTACTGTTTCACTTCACTTACTTCATGACTCTTTTCTATTTGTGCTAATGTAACATTACCTATtaccatttttttgtttttacctttatcCCATAACCGCCACTTGTGGCCAAAGTTACACAGGCTCACTTTAAGGAAAAATACTGAATCTATTTGTTACATAGTAGTAtcaaatcacatcacatcaaatcaagtttatttataaagcacattgACTAAcatgctgtaaaataaaatacaaagaaaacacaagacatAAAGAGATAATGTTTGTGATGTCTTAACTATCCCATacaagtagtagtagtagagcctgaaaatataaatacaattggTCCAACTATTATCATCCTTTTTGGTTAATTACCCATAATTCCCCAATGTATACATGACATGTAtgtcagtagtgtgtgtgtgtgtgtgtgtgtgtgtgtgtgtgtgtgtgtgtgtgtgtgtgtgtgtgtgtgtgtgtgtgtgtgtgtgtttgttacccTCTCTTCATCTTGGTGAAGTCCACCGCTGCTAGTCTGTAAGACATGGCTTTTTCATTCAGGTAGCGGCTGTAGCGTCTGATGAAAGTTGACATGTTATAccctggaggagggaggggggcagagagggggCGCTGCAGTTAGTAACTGATCACTTTGTCCTATTTTCAAATCAGGTTAAGAACCCATAATCCTTTTCATATGAAGTGTACTAACTTCTTTATGAGCAATCTGCTTTTCTCAATGTGTCAAACAGGCCCTGGCACCACATTACTTcgagatttatttatttattcatgttcacTTTTGAAAACGTTTAATTACAAAGTCACtgagcatgttttgtttttttttcattttcagcagcttGTTGTAACAAATAAAGAGCGTATTTGTCTGTAGCCCTGCAATTCTGGTCTCTGGCTTTCCCCTTGAAATAGGCTCTGAAATTGGCTTATTGATAGTGTTACAGAGCCGGGGAGAGTGCGACATAAAGTCATTTTGTTGGACGTACAGCACTGCTGAGTTTACAAACAGCCAAATGGCATTAAATCACCTTGTAGTGCAGCCTTATCTAGAAAGTTGTTGAGGTTGAAGAGTGTGTTTCTGGAGGCAAGGTACTGCATCAAtctctgacagaaaaaaaagagagaacagaaaggGTTAGTGTCTTATCTGCTACTGCTCCCCGACAATATCAAGTCATGTCCACGCTGACACACTGGCAGTGTGTATGCCATGCCAAGTGAAGAGTTCATTTGAAGCTTTACAAGTCTTTCTCAGAAGCTTGTTGACTGAAAGTAATGAAATGGACACTGGAAAACTGGGCTTGACGCCGATTGCGTAAGTAGAGTTACAGCTAATCACATGATTCACAACAACCTGACGTTTGCAGAAAATCAAATGCCCAATACTGATAATGCAGCATCTTGAAGAATGGAAGTTCTGCTTGTACATTTTACAATAACAATCCTTCACTGAAACCATCCATCTTTGCCCTGATCTGTCAGTGTTCATCTgcaacattatttttgtttggtttcctAGTTGGAATATCAAGTGCTGACTTTCCAGGTGAGTTTTGGTTCATCCTGCCCCGGTATTAAAAAGAAATTCTAACCAGTAAAGTTACAATATGCCCCTCCTATCATGTTCTTTCTTTAACTGATATACCATTCGCATAGAGTAATCAATAATCCCATTCCAGTGTCCTGTTTTGTAAGGAAATACATCACATTAAGGACATAAAGTCATGGTCACGTCATGGTGCTTTAAACCACATATTTTTTCAGATCAGGTTGAAAATGCCAAAGCCAGTTTAGGCATCCCAGACAAATGTTCAAAACACCATGTCACAACTTGTGTCACTAAAAGCTTTGTTGCTTTTACACACTTTGAGTGGGTCGTCATGCCCGCTGTAATTGCCGCCACAGCCTCTCTTTCTAGTCCGAGACGCTCATCATTTaacatgtttgatgtttttggttGTTGCTCTCGTGGTGCGAACAGTGGAGAGAGGCAATTTGCCACACTGGCCATTGAAATGTCAGCGGGGATACTTCATCAGTCCATGTTGGACACATGGAAGATACGGCTTCAAAGAAAACTCGCTGCAAGAGTTGGAGAGAAATTGCCGCAACCTGGTGAGCGAAATGTCAGTGTCTGGATAGGTCGATGACCCGTGCGTCggcttctctctctcatgtttgtgtgtgtggagacataGTTGTGCAGAGCATTGAATTGTCCAGGAAATGTCTTTGTTTCATCCACTCATTGACCccattttaaagtgttttaatgGTAGTTTGTCATCTAGTGTAGGGATGCAGTAACAACAAGTAACAACAGCTAATTCATTATTGATCCATCCGCCTATCGTTTTCACCACAAATAGACAAATTGTTCAttttatgaaataatgaatgcataataaaataaataaaagaattcCCATCACAAGggaagatattcaatttacagtgatgtaaacagagaagaaagcagcaaatcctcaaagTGAGTagtaaataaagtacatttttggcatttt
Coding sequences within:
- the LOC130182054 gene encoding phosphatidylinositol-binding clathrin assembly protein-like isoform X1; its protein translation is MSGQSLTDRIAAAQHSMTGSAISKAVCKATTHEVSGPKKKHLDYLIHCTNEMNVSIPHLADTLLERTASNSWIVVFKALITTHHLMMYGNERLMQYLASRNTLFNLNNFLDKAALQGYNMSTFIRRYSRYLNEKAMSYRLAAVDFTKMKRGAEGVMRTMNTEKLIKTLPIIQNQLDALLDFQPNSNELTNGVINTAFMLLFKDSIRLFAAYNEGVINMLEKYFDMKKNQCKEALEIYKTFLNRMTKLSEFLKVAERVGIDQGDSPDLTQNKFYSEAPSSLLEALEQHLASLEGRKLKDLSTASRSSTLSSAVSTLSSTGISLSRMDDKSDDNRLQQHKEDGHKAIDIQTPNVSPSTQSVGSANSSGGAADLFSNSPIVPVNNHVPNLTSELFTLQPNFTPIQTTHTVPNNNNAWGGDLLKPAPPTQIHSPGAPLHSGKMLPNDLDSSLANLVGNLQFGGTPAKKPELQWSQLVEKKPTGGSGWQSKAMCTSTNWTHTTHPMAPAPMPVPQMNGMIYTGYAPAPVAFPMTTPQVPVYGMLPPQMSHQMGGVPMMPPQPVMYNQPVLRPTNPFGPIPGTQMHFM
- the LOC130182054 gene encoding phosphatidylinositol-binding clathrin assembly protein-like isoform X2, which gives rise to MSGQSLTDRIAAAQHSMTGSAISKAVCKATTHEVSGPKKKHLDYLIHCTNEMNVSIPHLADTLLERTASNSWIVVFKALITTHHLMMYGNERLMQYLASRNTLFNLNNFLDKAALQGYNMSTFIRRYSRYLNEKAMSYRLAAVDFTKMKRGAEGVMRTMNTEKLIKTLPIIQNQLDALLDFQPNSNELTNGVINTAFMLLFKDSIRLFAAYNEGVINMLEKYFDMKKNQCKEALEIYKTFLNRMTKLSEFLKVAERVGIDQGDSPDLTQAPSSLLEALEQHLASLEGRKLKDLSTASRSSTLSSAVSTLSSTGISLSRMDDKSDDNRLQQHKEDGHKAIDIQTPNVSPSTQSVGSANSSGGAADLFSNSPIVPVNNHVPNLTSELFTLQPNFTPIQTTHTVPNNNNAWGGDLLKPAPPTQIHSPGAPLHSGKMLPNDLDSSLANLVGNLQFGGTPAKKPELQWSQLVEKKPTGGSGWQSKAMCTSTNWTHTTHPMAPAPMPVPQMNGMIYTGYAPAPVAFPMTTPQVPVYGMLPPQMSHQMGGVPMMPPQPVMYNQPVLRPTNPFGPIPGTQMHFM